From Coffea arabica cultivar ET-39 chromosome 9c, Coffea Arabica ET-39 HiFi, whole genome shotgun sequence, one genomic window encodes:
- the LOC113707630 gene encoding DNA replication licensing factor MCM6-like: MESYGGGGYFVDEKAVRVENIFLEFLKSFRAEGNAREPFYEAEIEAMRPNESNTMFIDFSHVMRFNEVLQKAISDEFLRFEPYLKNACKRFVMEQKPTFITDDNPNKDINVAFYNLPLVKRLRELATSEVGKLVSVTGVVTRTSEVRPELLQGTFKCLDCGNVVKNVEQQFKYTEPIICVNATCQNRTKWALLRQDSKFADWQRVRMQETSKEIPAGSLPRSLDIILRHDIVEQARAGDTVVFTGTVVVIPDVLALASPGERAECRREAPQRKGFTAGQEGIRGLRALGVRDLSYRLAFIANSVQICDGRRNTDIRNRRDNDEDDYQQFTTEELDEIQTMRNTPDFFNKLVDSIAPTVFGHQDIKRAILLMLLGGVHKLTHEGINLRGDINVCIVGDPSCAKSQFLKYTSSLVPRSVYTSGKSSSAAGLTATVAKEPETGEFCIEAGALMLADNGICCIDEFDKMDIRDQVAIHEAMEQQTISITKAGIQATLNARTSILAAANPNGGRYDKSKPLKYNVALPPAILSRFDLVYVMIDDPDDQTDYHIAHHIVRVHQKREDALSPAFTTAQLKRYIAYAKTLKPKLSAEARQLLVESYVSLRRGDTAPGSRVAYRMTVRQLEALIRLSEAIARSHLDTQVQPRYVRIAVRLLKTSVISVESSEIDLSEFQEENRDDADGGDHGDGGTGQEEAHADGASIEPRQGNAESGAGAGNRQGKKLVMTDEYFQRVTRALIVRLRQHEETVLQEGAGLAGMRQRDLIQWYVGQQNAKNSYSSMEEAAAEVTKLKAIIESLIRREGHLIVVDDGTQAAGEGEGRSAPVSRNDRILAVAPNYVID; the protein is encoded by the exons ATGGAAAGCTACGGCGGCGGTGGATACTTTGTGGACGAGAAAGCCGTCCGCGTCGAAAACATTTTCCTAGAATTTCTCAAGAG TTTTAGGGCAGAAGGAAATGCTCGGGAACCGTTCTACGAGGCGGAGATCGAAGCGATGAGGCCGAATGAGTCGAATACAATGTTTATTGACTTCTCTCACGTCATGCGCTTTAATGAAGTTCTTCAAAAGGCCATTTCTGATGAATTCTTAAG GTTCGAGCCTTACTTGAAGAATGCATGCAAGAGATTTGTTATGGAACAGAAGCCCACCTTCATAACTGATGATAATCCTAACAAGGACATCAATGTGGCCTTCTATAATCTTCCCTTGGTTAAAAG ATTGAGGGAATTGGCAACATCAGAAGTAGGGAAGCTGGTTTCAGTGACTGGAGTAGTGACGCGGACCAGTGAGGTCAGGCCAGAGCTTTTACAGGGCACTTTTAAGTGCTTAGATTGCGGAAATGTTGTCAAGAATGTTGAACAGCAATTTAAATATACTGAG CCTATTATCTGTGTGAATGCAACATGCCAAAACAGAACAAAGTGGGCATTGCTAAGGCAAGACAGCAAATTTGCGGATTGGCAGAGGGTCCGCATGCAGGAAACCTCTAAAGAGATACCTGCAGGTTCCCTTCCAAGATCTCTTGATATCATTTTACGTCATGATATTGTTGAACAAGCTAGGGCTGGTGACAC GGTTGTTTTTACTGGCACTGTTGTTGTCATACCAGACGTACTTGCACTAGCCTCTCCAGGGGAGAGAGCTGAGTGCAGGAGAGAAGCACCTCAGCGCAAGGGTTTCACTGCTGGTCAGGAAGGCATTAGGGGTCTTCGTGCATTGGGTGTAAGAGACCTGTCCTATCGCCTTGCCTTCATAGCCAATTCTGTACAG ATATGTGATGGAAGAAGGAACACAGACATCAGAAATAGGAGGGACAATGATGAAGATGATTATCAGCAGTTTACG ACAGAAGAGCTAGATGAGATCCAAACAATGAGGAACACTCCTGACTTCTTTAATAAGCTTGTGGACAGCATTGCACCAACTGTTTTTGGTCACCAAGATATCAAACGAGCCATCCTCCTTATGCTTTTGGGTGGTGTACACAAGTTAACCCATGAAGGGATCAACCTCAGAGGAGACATCAATGTTTGTATAGTTGGGGATCCCAGCTGTGCAAAATCTCAGTTCCTCAA GTATACTTCAAGTCTAGTTCCAAGATCAGTCTATACATCTGGGAAATCCTCATCAGCTGCTGGATTGACTGCAACAGTGGCCAAAGAACCTGAGACTGGTGAATTTTGCATTGAG GCTGGTGCACTGATGCTGGCCGATAATGGCATCTGTTGCATTGATGAATTTGACAAGATGGATATAAGAGATCAG GTTGCCATCCATGAAGCAATGGAGCAACAGACTATAAGCATAACAAAAGCTGGGATACAAGCAACCTTGAATGCTCGAACGTCAATATTAGCTGCAGCCAACCCCAATGGTGGGCGCTATGACAAATCTAAACCTCTAAAG TATAATGTGGCTCTTCCTCCCGCTATTCTCTCAAGATTTGATCTGGTATATGTTATGATCGATGATCCAGACGATCAAACAGATTACCACATTGCCCATCATATTGTCAGAGTTCATCAAAAGCGGGAAGATGCCCTGTCTCCTGCATTTACAACTGCCCAACTGAAACGCTACATTGCATATGCCAAGACTCTGAAACCAAAG CTTAGTGCTGAAGCTAGGCAGCTTTTGGTGGAATCTTATGTTTCTCTGCGTAGAGGTGATACTGCTCCAGGAAGTAGAGTCGCTTATCGCATGACAGTGAGGCAGCTTGAAGCACTGATCAGGCTTTCCGAGGCAATTGCTAGGAGTCATTTGGACACTCAG GTGCAACCGCGCTATGTACGTATCGCTGTGAGGCTGCTAAAAACATCAGTAATCAG TGTGGAGTCAAGTGAGATTGACCTGTCTGAGTTCCAAGAAGAAAATCGTGATGATGCTGATGGTGGAGATCATGGAGATGGTGGTACTGGCCAAGAAGAAGCCCATGCCGACGGTGCCTCAATTGAGCCACGTCAAGGTAACGCAG AAAGTGGAGCAGGGGCAGGAAATAGGCAAGGAAAGAAACTCGTCATGACTGACGAGTATTTTCAAAGGGTTACTCGTGCCCTTATCGTTCGTCTCAGGCAGCATGAAGAGACTGTATTACAAGAAG GTGCTGGTTTGGCTGGAATGAGACAGAGGGATTTGATACAGTGGTATGTAGGACAGCAGAACGCGAAAAATAGTTACAGCTCTATGGAAGAGGCAGCTGCTGAAGTTACAAAACTCAAAGCAATTATAGAg AGTCTGATTCGACGGGAAGGACATTTGATAGTGGTGGATGATGGTACACAAGCAGCAGGAGAGGGTGAAGGGCGGTCAGCACCAGTATCAAGAAACGACAGAATTTTGGCAGTGGCTCCTAATTATGTTATAGATTGA